In a genomic window of Streptomyces sp. SJL17-4:
- a CDS encoding FAD/NAD(P)-binding protein: MTTSAPPPLAPGDLGAFVQESAAAGELVVQPRMGMVAPEVMAGGVAAVAALPERTVATLTIDSYTRVGDHAAATAALRAGRPLNGFPLVSHGPRTTARVAAAAGGTTPVQVRHGSADPLAIFRTMAAAGLAASEGGPVSYCLPYGRTPLAESVAAWRDSVQFLTEESRAHGRRAHLESFGGCLLGQLCPPSLLVAVSLLECLFFAANGATSVSLSYAQQTHPAQDTGALTALRLLADEFLPPSVDRHIVLYTYMGVYPRTVPGARLLLRRSAELAVRGGAQRLIVKTETEAHRIPTVEENLTALRIAADAARSAPRRGTHQGARSAAEADAEETLVEARALVTTVLGLSDDLGVALLKAFDRGLLDVPFCLHPDNRGAVRSTVAPDGRLQWTDLGALPLLTTSRRTVPMTSRQLSGMLGRVAREHDQAAATNPPPEPLPRAAPAPSGTPLRIAFVGMGPRGLSVLERLAARCAETPPARPIEVFAVDPYEAGAGRIWRTDQSPWFLMNTPAQEVTMFSGPADEGPHRPGAGPSLGQWWAEDDPAGAEPEGYAPRAVYGRYLTHVMRRIEETLPPSLTVHRVTARVICADRGSGGGGETGATHRLRLDRGDVLTVDRLVLATGHPVNELDADQRAWTRFAREHSTPARPVRYIAGGSASEMPLAEIPAGASVGILGMGLTFYDILTELTLGRGGTFTEGSEGLLYLPSGKEPRILAGSRGGVPLLTRGANQKGPEHRYRARLFTAERMAALRAERAPLDFEESVLPWLLAEVNLVLLATRIRQVHGPEVADEFTERGARALADRSDPRPDPRLLERLAAGYRVDARPIAGLEALARPFGQRRFGSPAEYHKVLTEWLRADLFEARQGNADGPLKAAADVLRDVRQTIRTVVDFGGLTPASHRWFLAEFGPVAAMVSTGPPQLRSEQFLALLAAGVLEPVGPGARFGADPVEGRFTVESVQVENSWVPLDVVVDARVPGTDLTADRDPLIRGLMVDGEIRTFTNAVDGAEEFATGGLDCTDAPFHPVRADGSVDTSTHVLGIPSEFTRWFTQVGSGRPGPWGSFTRDADAIAEALVGGAVDAGGDRESRRAVGPAELGPAVLGGVTLGGVG, from the coding sequence TTGACGACCTCCGCCCCGCCCCCGCTCGCCCCCGGCGATCTCGGCGCCTTCGTCCAGGAGTCGGCCGCGGCCGGCGAACTGGTCGTCCAGCCCCGGATGGGGATGGTCGCGCCCGAGGTGATGGCCGGCGGAGTCGCCGCCGTCGCCGCCCTGCCCGAAAGGACCGTCGCCACCCTCACCATCGACAGCTACACCCGCGTCGGCGACCACGCCGCCGCCACCGCCGCCCTGCGCGCCGGCCGGCCCCTCAACGGGTTCCCGCTGGTCAGCCACGGCCCGAGGACCACCGCGCGGGTCGCCGCCGCGGCCGGAGGCACCACCCCCGTCCAGGTCCGGCACGGCTCCGCCGACCCGCTGGCCATCTTCCGCACCATGGCCGCCGCCGGGCTCGCCGCCTCCGAGGGCGGCCCCGTCTCGTACTGCCTGCCCTACGGCCGTACCCCGCTCGCCGAATCCGTCGCAGCCTGGCGCGACTCCGTCCAGTTCCTCACCGAGGAGAGCCGCGCGCACGGCCGCCGGGCCCATCTCGAATCCTTCGGCGGCTGCCTCCTCGGCCAGCTCTGCCCGCCGTCGCTGCTCGTCGCCGTCTCGCTCCTGGAGTGCCTGTTCTTCGCGGCCAACGGCGCGACCAGCGTCTCCCTCAGCTACGCCCAGCAGACCCATCCCGCCCAGGACACCGGCGCGCTCACCGCGCTGCGGCTGCTCGCCGACGAGTTCCTGCCGCCCTCCGTCGACCGCCACATCGTGCTCTACACGTACATGGGGGTCTACCCGAGGACCGTGCCCGGCGCCCGGCTGCTGCTGCGCCGCAGCGCCGAACTGGCCGTACGGGGCGGGGCCCAGCGCCTGATCGTGAAGACCGAGACCGAGGCGCACCGCATCCCGACCGTCGAGGAGAACCTCACCGCCCTGCGGATCGCCGCCGACGCCGCCCGCTCCGCGCCCCGGCGCGGCACGCACCAGGGCGCCAGGTCCGCCGCCGAGGCCGACGCCGAGGAGACGCTCGTCGAGGCGCGCGCCCTGGTCACCACCGTCCTCGGGCTCTCCGACGACCTCGGCGTCGCCCTGCTCAAGGCCTTCGACCGCGGCCTGCTCGACGTGCCGTTCTGCCTGCACCCCGACAACCGGGGCGCCGTCCGGTCCACCGTCGCACCGGACGGGCGCCTGCAGTGGACGGATCTGGGCGCGCTGCCGCTGCTCACCACCAGCAGGAGGACCGTTCCGATGACCTCACGCCAGCTCTCCGGCATGCTCGGCCGGGTCGCCCGTGAGCACGACCAGGCCGCGGCCACCAACCCGCCGCCGGAGCCGTTGCCGCGGGCCGCCCCGGCGCCGTCCGGGACGCCGCTGCGGATCGCGTTCGTCGGCATGGGCCCGCGCGGCCTCTCCGTACTGGAGCGGCTCGCGGCCCGCTGCGCCGAGACGCCGCCCGCGCGGCCGATCGAGGTGTTCGCCGTGGATCCGTACGAGGCGGGGGCCGGACGGATCTGGCGGACGGACCAGTCGCCGTGGTTCCTGATGAACACCCCGGCCCAGGAGGTCACCATGTTCTCCGGGCCCGCCGACGAGGGGCCGCACCGGCCCGGCGCCGGACCGTCCCTCGGCCAGTGGTGGGCCGAGGACGACCCGGCCGGGGCCGAGCCCGAGGGCTACGCGCCGCGCGCCGTCTACGGCCGCTACCTCACCCATGTCATGCGGCGGATCGAGGAGACCCTGCCGCCTTCCCTCACCGTCCACCGCGTCACCGCCCGGGTGATCTGCGCGGACCGGGGCAGCGGCGGGGGCGGCGAGACCGGAGCCACGCACCGGCTGAGACTCGACCGCGGTGACGTCCTCACCGTCGACCGGCTGGTTCTCGCCACCGGCCACCCCGTCAACGAGCTCGACGCGGACCAGCGCGCCTGGACGCGGTTCGCCCGTGAACACAGCACACCCGCCCGCCCCGTCCGCTACATCGCCGGCGGCTCCGCGAGCGAGATGCCGCTGGCCGAGATCCCGGCGGGCGCGAGCGTCGGCATCCTCGGCATGGGGCTCACCTTCTACGACATCCTGACCGAGCTCACCCTGGGGCGAGGCGGCACCTTCACCGAGGGCTCCGAGGGCCTGCTCTACCTGCCCAGCGGCAAGGAGCCCCGGATCCTGGCCGGCTCGCGGGGAGGCGTGCCGCTGCTCACCCGGGGCGCCAACCAGAAGGGGCCGGAACACCGGTACCGGGCACGGCTGTTCACCGCCGAACGGATGGCCGCGTTACGTGCGGAGAGGGCGCCGCTCGACTTCGAGGAGTCGGTGCTGCCCTGGCTGCTCGCCGAGGTCAACCTCGTCCTCCTCGCCACCCGGATCCGCCAGGTCCACGGCCCGGAAGTCGCCGACGAGTTCACCGAACGCGGTGCGCGGGCCCTCGCCGACCGGTCCGACCCCCGGCCCGATCCCCGGCTTCTGGAACGGCTCGCCGCCGGCTACCGGGTCGACGCCCGGCCGATCGCCGGACTCGAAGCGCTCGCCCGCCCGTTCGGCCAACGGCGCTTCGGCTCCCCGGCCGAGTACCACAAGGTGCTCACCGAATGGCTGCGCGCCGACCTCTTCGAGGCGCGCCAGGGCAACGCCGACGGACCCCTGAAGGCGGCCGCCGACGTCCTCCGGGACGTCCGGCAGACGATCCGTACCGTCGTCGACTTCGGTGGACTCACCCCTGCCTCGCACCGCTGGTTCCTCGCCGAGTTCGGCCCGGTCGCGGCGATGGTCTCGACCGGACCGCCGCAGCTGCGCTCGGAGCAGTTCCTCGCGCTGCTCGCGGCCGGGGTTCTCGAACCGGTGGGCCCCGGCGCCCGGTTCGGCGCCGATCCCGTCGAGGGGCGGTTCACGGTGGAGTCGGTGCAGGTGGAGAACTCCTGGGTGCCGCTGGACGTGGTCGTGGACGCCCGGGTGCCGGGCACCGATCTGACCGCCGACCGGGACCCGTTGATCCGGGGGCTGATGGTGGACGGGGAGATCCGTACCTTCACCAACGCGGTCGACGGGGCGGAGGAGTTCGCCACCGGCGGCCTCGACTGCACCGATGCGCCGTTCCACCCGGTGCGGGCGGACGGCTCGGTGGACACCAGCACCCATGTGCTGGGCATCCCCAGCGAGTTCACCCGCTGGTTCACGCAGGTGGGCAGCGGCCGGCCGGGCCCGTGGGGTTCGTTCACGCGGGACGCCGACGCGATCGCGGAGGCGCTGGTGGGGGGTGCGGTGGACGCGGGAGGTGACCGGGAGAGCCGCCGGGCGGTCGGGCCCGCGGAGCTCGGCCCGGCGGTGCTCGGGGGCGTGACGCTCGGGGGCGTGGGGTGA
- a CDS encoding cobalamin-dependent protein (Presence of a B(12) (cobalamin)-binding domain implies dependence on cobalamin itself, in one of its several forms, or in some unusual lineages, dependence on a cobalamin-like analog.) yields MTPSARPQPLRSSPEPSRRVLLTTGSSDAHTWNLVHLQLFLEEHGHSVLNLGPCVPEQLLVDTARMTSPDLVVLSSVNGHGHQDGLRAARALRADRKTRTLPMVIGGLLGISPEGAATRTAELLDAGYDEVYADGTPPTALLRRLADLGGACTGRAAA; encoded by the coding sequence ATGACCCCGTCCGCACGGCCCCAGCCCCTGCGCAGCAGTCCCGAGCCCTCCCGTCGGGTCCTGCTCACCACCGGTTCCTCCGACGCCCACACCTGGAACCTCGTCCACCTCCAGCTCTTCCTGGAGGAGCACGGGCACTCCGTGCTCAACCTGGGCCCCTGCGTCCCCGAGCAACTGCTCGTCGACACCGCCCGGATGACCAGCCCCGACCTCGTCGTGCTCTCCTCCGTCAACGGCCACGGCCACCAGGACGGGCTGCGCGCCGCCCGCGCCCTGCGCGCCGACCGCAAGACCCGCACCCTCCCCATGGTCATCGGCGGGCTCCTCGGCATCTCCCCGGAGGGCGCCGCCACCCGCACCGCCGAACTCCTCGACGCCGGATACGACGAGGTGTACGCGGACGGCACCCCGCCCACCGCCCTGCTGCGTCGGCTGGCCGACCTCGGCGGTGCGTGTACCGGGCGGGCCGCGGCTTGA
- a CDS encoding cupin domain-containing protein — MPDVTVFRNVLRNGFDQTDLPWVPWTEPGRVGVEFVVLWGPDPAEDEDSASLLLRFPPGAHGDFHEHLGHELMLVLDGTLDHSDGRRFHRGDLVVEEPGTRHQMSSADGCTVLAVRARPAAARTPGAGEITTGVGAGVPGA; from the coding sequence ATGCCTGACGTGACCGTCTTCCGCAACGTGCTCCGCAACGGCTTCGACCAGACCGACCTGCCGTGGGTGCCGTGGACCGAACCCGGTCGCGTCGGCGTCGAGTTCGTCGTCCTCTGGGGCCCCGACCCGGCCGAGGACGAGGACTCCGCCTCGCTGCTGCTTCGCTTCCCGCCCGGCGCGCACGGCGACTTCCACGAGCACCTGGGCCATGAGCTGATGCTCGTTCTCGACGGCACCCTCGACCACAGCGACGGGCGCCGCTTCCACCGCGGCGACCTCGTCGTCGAGGAGCCGGGCACCCGGCACCAGATGTCCAGCGCCGACGGCTGCACCGTCCTCGCCGTCCGCGCCCGCCCCGCGGCCGCGCGTACGCCCGGGGCCGGTGAGATCACCACGGGAGTCGGCGCCGGGGTCCCCGGCGCCTGA